One window from the genome of Dongia rigui encodes:
- the tatB gene encoding Sec-independent protein translocase protein TatB encodes MFDIGWSEMLIIGVVVLVVLGPKELPHALKTFSHWMRAARKLGSEFQSGVNEIVREAELEDAKRELQKISSHSISDKIEKAIDPSGDLKKAINEPVAETKAALSEPQAEAEPAPPNIADMTATMPSLAVTPEAAPAVAASETSADQPVQNTTDKSLSA; translated from the coding sequence ATGTTCGACATCGGCTGGAGCGAGATGTTGATCATCGGCGTGGTCGTCCTTGTGGTCTTGGGACCCAAGGAGCTGCCGCACGCCCTGAAGACCTTTTCGCATTGGATGCGCGCGGCTCGTAAGCTTGGTTCTGAGTTCCAGAGCGGCGTCAATGAAATCGTCCGCGAAGCGGAACTGGAAGATGCCAAGCGCGAACTGCAGAAAATCAGTTCGCATTCGATCAGTGACAAGATCGAGAAGGCCATCGACCCATCCGGCGATTTGAAAAAGGCGATCAACGAGCCGGTCGCCGAGACGAAAGCCGCCTTGTCCGAGCCGCAGGCTGAGGCTGAACCAGCCCCGCCGAACATCGCCGATATGACGGCCACCATGCCGTCCCTGGCCGTGACGCCTGAGGCAGCACCGGCTGTTGCCGCCAGTGAGACCAGCGCCGATCAGCCGGTGCAGAACACCACCGACAAGAGCCTGTCCGCATGA
- the tatC gene encoding twin-arginine translocase subunit TatC gives MSGAEEDKKMPLLEHLVELRTRLLYAALGFFLAFIVCFYFAQHILEFLQRPLALLLPAGRPMIFTDLTEPFFTQLKVAAFGALCVSFPIIAAQIWAFIAPGLYKHEKSAFLPFLIATPIMFAVGMAFVYYVLMPMAWKFFLGFETAGGEGKLAIELLPKIGEYINLIMKLIFAFGFCFELPVLLTLLAKVGIVGSQGLREKRRYAIVAIVVVAAVVTPPDALSMMSLAVPMLLLYEVSIFMAKLVEKKRAEAEAKGEEDQPGTDVKPA, from the coding sequence ATGAGTGGCGCCGAAGAAGATAAGAAGATGCCCTTGTTGGAGCATCTGGTGGAACTGCGCACGCGCCTGCTTTATGCGGCACTCGGCTTTTTCCTGGCCTTCATCGTCTGCTTCTATTTCGCGCAGCATATTCTCGAATTCCTGCAGCGGCCGCTCGCCCTGTTGCTGCCGGCCGGCCGGCCGATGATCTTCACGGATCTCACCGAGCCGTTCTTCACGCAGCTCAAGGTCGCGGCCTTTGGGGCGCTATGCGTGTCCTTTCCCATCATCGCGGCGCAGATCTGGGCCTTTATTGCGCCCGGCCTCTATAAGCATGAGAAAAGCGCGTTCTTGCCGTTCCTGATCGCCACGCCGATCATGTTCGCGGTCGGCATGGCGTTCGTCTATTACGTCCTCATGCCGATGGCGTGGAAGTTCTTCTTGGGGTTTGAGACCGCTGGCGGCGAGGGGAAGTTGGCGATCGAGCTCCTGCCCAAGATCGGCGAGTACATCAATCTGATCATGAAGCTGATCTTCGCTTTCGGTTTCTGCTTCGAATTGCCCGTGCTTTTGACCCTGCTTGCCAAGGTGGGCATCGTCGGTTCGCAGGGTTTGCGGGAAAAACGCCGCTACGCCATCGTCGCGATCGTCGTGGTGGCCGCTGTCGTAACCCCGCCCGACGCCCTCAGCATGATGTCGCTCGCCGTGCCGATGCTGCTGCTCTACGAAGTCTCCATCTTCATGGCCAAGTTGGTCGAAAAGAAGCGCGCCGAGGCTGAAGCCAAGGGTGAGGAAGACCAGCCCGGAACGGACGTCAAACCGGCCTAA
- a CDS encoding protein-L-isoaspartate(D-aspartate) O-methyltransferase translates to MSLHARKIRMIMGLRRAGLTDTDVLNAIERIPRELFVLDSFHDQAYEDQALPISHGQTISQPQIVAMMTEALEVKKTHKVLEIGTGSGYQAAVLSRLCRRLYTIERYKSLLAEAEQRFHHLRLHNITSRCSDGSRGWREQAPFDRIIVTAAAAEVPQTLVDQLAVGGIMVIPVGPERGDQVLVKLTKQEDGSVSPKIITDVRFVPLVEGALPEGEGRPTPRRMEN, encoded by the coding sequence ATGAGCCTGCATGCGCGCAAGATTCGCATGATCATGGGGTTGCGGCGTGCCGGCTTGACCGACACGGACGTCCTCAATGCGATCGAGCGCATTCCGCGCGAGCTCTTCGTGCTGGATAGCTTCCACGACCAGGCCTATGAAGACCAGGCACTGCCGATCAGCCATGGCCAGACGATCAGCCAGCCGCAGATCGTCGCCATGATGACCGAAGCCCTGGAGGTCAAGAAGACGCACAAGGTGCTGGAGATCGGCACCGGTTCCGGCTATCAGGCCGCTGTGTTGTCGCGACTGTGCCGCCGGCTCTATACGATCGAGCGTTATAAGTCGTTGCTCGCCGAAGCGGAGCAGCGCTTCCATCATTTGCGCCTGCATAACATCACCAGCCGCTGCAGCGATGGTTCGCGCGGTTGGCGCGAACAGGCGCCGTTCGATCGCATCATTGTAACGGCCGCCGCCGCCGAAGTGCCGCAAACGCTGGTGGATCAGCTGGCCGTCGGCGGCATCATGGTCATTCCCGTCGGGCCGGAACGGGGTGACCAGGTACTGGTCAAGTTGACCAAGCAGGAGGATGGCTCGGTCTCGCCGAAAATCATCACGGACGTGCGCTTCGTGCCATTGGTCGAAGGCGCCTTGCCGGAAGGCGAGGGCAGGCCCACGCCGCGACGAATGGAGAATTGA
- a CDS encoding ABC transporter ATP-binding protein has translation MTISSASALELHDVSHAYEKLLAVDHVSLHVNEGEVICLLGPSGCGKSTMLRLAAGLEALQQGRVVMQGQTIADGAARLSVPPERRGVGLVFQDFALFPHLSVRRNVGFGLTELEPARRDRRIAEVLDQVDMADYATAFPHALSGGQQQRIALARALAPQPAVLLLDEPFSGLDARLREQIRDETLHVLKRSRTATLMVTHDPEEAMFMADRIYLMQSGRVVQSGSPDALYHRPVSPFVARFFSNTNELVGRVDGGAVATPFGALPAPGMGEGAEVQILIRPESLQWVSAGSGVLPTASGRVSEVRFLGGSKLLVVHLAGGPAEGTTVHARHTGRNLPEPGSQILLQLDPADALIFPGGWDRARKDLAAAR, from the coding sequence ATGACAATTTCATCTGCCAGCGCACTCGAACTCCATGACGTCAGCCACGCTTATGAAAAGCTGTTGGCGGTCGATCACGTGTCGCTTCACGTCAATGAAGGGGAAGTCATCTGTTTGCTGGGGCCGTCGGGTTGCGGCAAGTCGACCATGCTGCGGCTTGCGGCGGGACTGGAGGCATTGCAGCAGGGTCGCGTGGTGATGCAGGGACAGACCATCGCCGATGGCGCGGCGAGGCTCAGCGTGCCGCCGGAACGGCGCGGGGTCGGCCTGGTCTTCCAGGATTTTGCATTGTTTCCGCATCTCAGCGTGCGCCGGAACGTCGGATTCGGCCTAACTGAACTCGAACCCGCGCGGCGCGACCGGCGCATTGCCGAGGTGCTGGATCAGGTAGATATGGCCGATTACGCCACGGCCTTCCCGCACGCTTTGTCCGGCGGGCAGCAGCAGCGCATCGCGCTGGCGCGTGCCTTGGCGCCGCAGCCCGCCGTGCTGCTGCTCGATGAGCCGTTTTCAGGCCTGGACGCGCGTTTGCGCGAGCAGATCCGTGACGAAACGCTCCATGTGCTGAAACGTAGCCGGACCGCGACGCTGATGGTCACGCATGATCCGGAAGAAGCCATGTTCATGGCGGACCGAATTTATCTGATGCAGTCGGGGCGCGTCGTCCAGAGCGGGTCGCCGGACGCGCTCTATCATCGCCCGGTCAGTCCTTTCGTCGCGCGTTTCTTCAGCAACACGAACGAGCTTGTCGGCCGTGTCGATGGTGGGGCCGTCGCGACGCCTTTCGGTGCGCTGCCGGCACCAGGTATGGGCGAAGGGGCAGAGGTGCAGATCCTGATACGGCCCGAGAGCCTGCAATGGGTGTCGGCCGGCAGCGGCGTCCTGCCGACGGCGAGCGGCCGGGTGTCGGAAGTGCGCTTCCTCGGCGGCAGCAAACTATTGGTGGTTCACCTGGCGGGTGGGCCGGCCGAGGGAACGACTGTGCACGCCCGACACACAGGCCGAAATCTGCCCGAGCCGGGCAGCCAAATTCTCCTCCAGCTCGATCCGGCCGATGCCCTTATCTTTCCCGGGGGTTGGGACCGCGCTCGCAAAGACTTGGCTGCCGCCCGGTAA
- the surE gene encoding 5'/3'-nucleotidase SurE, with product MLKTPFNLKKARILVTNDDGIHAPGLKVLEKIAKSLSSDVWVVAPESEHSGASHSLTLRRPLQISKVATRKFAVSGTPSDCTLIAVNHLMKDRRPDIVLSGVNRGANLGEDVLYSGTVAAAMEGAMLGIPAIAFSQVRVRAKDKLHWETAAAFGPEVVRKLVTIAWPKGVLMSVNFPPVPPKEVTGIEVGRQGRRMSHVEVVHARDPFEREVTWIGDFPTDEPEHPETDLGIIMTKAVSVTPLHFDLTHAAMLRRMEGLFPQPKTVAKRKTGKVDGLPR from the coding sequence ATGCTTAAGACGCCTTTCAACCTGAAGAAGGCCCGCATCCTTGTTACCAATGATGATGGAATCCACGCGCCGGGCCTCAAGGTCCTTGAAAAGATCGCCAAGAGCCTGTCATCCGATGTCTGGGTTGTGGCGCCTGAAAGCGAGCACAGTGGTGCCTCGCATTCCCTGACCCTGCGACGCCCGTTGCAGATCAGCAAAGTGGCGACGCGCAAGTTCGCCGTTTCCGGCACGCCCAGCGATTGCACCTTGATCGCTGTCAATCACCTGATGAAGGATCGCCGGCCGGATATCGTCCTGTCCGGTGTCAATCGTGGCGCCAATCTGGGCGAGGATGTCCTTTATTCAGGCACCGTCGCGGCGGCGATGGAAGGGGCCATGCTGGGCATCCCTGCGATCGCGTTCAGCCAAGTGCGCGTGCGTGCCAAGGACAAGCTGCATTGGGAGACTGCCGCTGCCTTCGGACCGGAGGTCGTGCGCAAGCTGGTAACCATTGCTTGGCCCAAGGGCGTGTTGATGAGTGTCAATTTCCCGCCCGTCCCGCCCAAGGAAGTGACTGGCATCGAGGTTGGCCGCCAGGGCCGGCGCATGTCGCATGTCGAGGTTGTCCATGCGCGCGACCCGTTCGAGCGGGAAGTGACCTGGATCGGCGATTTCCCGACCGACGAACCGGAGCATCCCGAAACCGACCTTGGCATCATCATGACCAAGGCCGTGTCGGTGACGCCGCTCCATTTCGATTTGACGCATGCGGCGATGCTGCGGCGGATGGAAGGTTTGTTCCCCCAGCCGAAGACGGTGGCCAAGAGGAAGACAGGCAAGGTGGACGGCCTGCCTCGATGA
- the tatA gene encoding twin-arginine translocase TatA/TatE family subunit — protein sequence MGSFSIWHLLIVLVVVLVLFGGGGKLSKIMGDLGAGIKDFKKNIKDGSKDDANINVAKSEEKPRETIVDRS from the coding sequence ATGGGTAGCTTCAGCATTTGGCATCTTCTGATCGTTTTGGTCGTCGTGCTCGTCCTGTTCGGTGGCGGCGGCAAACTGTCGAAGATCATGGGCGACCTTGGCGCCGGTATTAAAGACTTCAAGAAGAACATCAAGGACGGCAGCAAGGACGACGCGAACATCAACGTCGCGAAGTCCGAAGAAAAGCCGCGCGAGACGATCGTCGACCGCAGCTGA
- the serS gene encoding serine--tRNA ligase: MFDPKWIRDNPDAFDAGRARRGLPALAATVIDLDGKRRSTQTAWQEMQAKRNELSKQVGQIKSKGGDASAVMAEVASLKDRMAEAEVEEQKAAAELDALLAQQPNLPVADVPDGADETANRIEREVGQRRNFAFAPKQHFELGEALGLMDFAAAAKISGARFVVLKGALARLERALGQFMLDLHTAEHGYTEVNPPFLVKDVSLYGTGNLPKFAEDLFKTEQGHYLIPTSEVPLTNLAADEIVDETKLPFRYTALTACFRSEAGAAGRDTRGMIRQHQFWKVEMVSIAHPDESDAEHQRMTKCAENVLAKLGLPYRVMTLSTGDMGFSSQKTFDIEVWLPGQGMYREISSCSNCGEFQARRMKARCRKPGEKGTRFVHTLNGSGVAVGRALIAVLENYQQEDGSIVVPDALRPYMNGLEVIRPHA; the protein is encoded by the coding sequence ATGTTTGACCCAAAATGGATTCGTGACAATCCTGACGCCTTTGATGCGGGGCGGGCGCGGCGCGGCCTGCCAGCTTTGGCGGCGACGGTAATCGACCTCGACGGCAAGCGCCGGTCGACGCAGACTGCCTGGCAGGAAATGCAGGCCAAGCGCAACGAGCTTTCCAAGCAGGTCGGCCAGATCAAGTCGAAGGGCGGTGACGCCTCGGCCGTGATGGCCGAAGTGGCCAGCCTCAAGGACCGCATGGCCGAAGCTGAGGTCGAGGAGCAGAAGGCGGCCGCCGAACTGGATGCTCTGTTGGCGCAGCAGCCTAATCTCCCGGTCGCCGACGTGCCCGATGGTGCCGATGAAACCGCGAACCGGATCGAGCGCGAAGTCGGCCAACGCCGCAACTTTGCCTTTGCACCGAAGCAGCATTTCGAGCTCGGCGAAGCATTGGGCCTTATGGATTTTGCTGCGGCGGCCAAGATCTCCGGCGCGCGTTTCGTGGTGTTGAAGGGCGCCTTGGCCCGGCTCGAACGTGCCCTTGGGCAGTTCATGCTGGACCTGCACACGGCCGAGCATGGCTATACGGAAGTCAACCCACCGTTCCTGGTAAAGGACGTCTCGCTCTATGGCACCGGCAATCTGCCGAAGTTCGCCGAAGATCTGTTCAAGACGGAGCAGGGGCATTATCTCATTCCGACATCCGAGGTGCCGCTCACCAATCTGGCGGCCGATGAAATCGTGGACGAGACCAAGCTGCCGTTCCGCTATACCGCGTTGACGGCCTGCTTCCGGTCGGAAGCGGGTGCTGCCGGCCGTGATACCCGCGGCATGATCCGCCAGCATCAGTTCTGGAAGGTCGAGATGGTGTCGATTGCGCATCCGGATGAATCGGATGCCGAACACCAGCGCATGACCAAATGCGCCGAGAACGTGCTTGCGAAGCTCGGCCTGCCGTATCGGGTCATGACGCTCTCGACCGGCGATATGGGTTTCTCCTCGCAGAAGACGTTCGACATCGAGGTCTGGCTGCCGGGCCAGGGAATGTACCGCGAAATTTCAAGCTGCTCGAACTGCGGCGAGTTCCAGGCGCGGCGCATGAAGGCGCGCTGCCGCAAGCCGGGCGAGAAGGGGACGCGCTTCGTGCACACGCTGAATGGTTCGGGCGTCGCGGTCGGTCGTGCCCTTATCGCCGTGCTGGAAAATTATCAGCAGGAAGACGGCTCGATCGTCGTGCCGGATGCTCTGCGTCCCTACATGAACGGTCTCGAGGTCATTCGCCCCCATGCTTAA
- a CDS encoding ABC transporter permease, protein MASIDTAADAPGRAFPTKMGRSRIWNLAAWTIAFAVAFPILAVFSSLFAAKGDIWRHLAQTVLSSYVANSLLLVAGVGIGVLLIGVPAAWMVTLCRFPGRKIFDWALLLPMAMPAYVIAYTYTGLLDYAGPAQTALRDVLGMEGGLRWLPDIRSLPGAVVMLVLVLYPYVYLLARAAFLEQSACVLEVSRTLGCSPWRGFFHVALPLARPALVAGVALALMEALNDFGTVQYFGVDTLATGIYRVWRGMGDAVAGSQLAALLLVIVFLLLAIERGSRGSRSFAHTTTRYRPLPRYRLKGLRAAGAIVGCALPVSFGFLLPASVLIYWAITNLDAWVGEKFLVLIRNSFFMAGFAAALAVCLASVLAYATRLHPTRPTRWAVRVASLGYAIPGPVLAIGILLPFAAIDHGINAWARATFGVTFGLILSGTLVAVTFAYLVRFLTVSLNVVETSLGKVTRSMDFAARSLGRSPFGTLRDVHLPIMRGSLLTAGIVVFVDVLKELPATLVLRPFNFDTLATMTYNLASDERLAEAAGPALAIVAVGILPVYLMARASAKARPGQTAPAIETFTS, encoded by the coding sequence TTGGCTTCCATTGATACCGCAGCCGATGCGCCGGGACGTGCTTTCCCCACGAAGATGGGCCGGTCGCGCATTTGGAATCTCGCCGCCTGGACGATCGCCTTCGCTGTCGCCTTTCCAATCCTTGCCGTTTTTTCGAGCCTCTTTGCCGCCAAGGGTGATATCTGGCGGCATCTCGCCCAGACCGTGCTGTCGAGCTATGTCGCCAATTCGCTGTTGCTGGTGGCTGGTGTCGGCATCGGTGTGCTGTTAATCGGTGTACCCGCAGCCTGGATGGTCACGCTTTGCCGGTTTCCCGGGCGCAAGATATTTGACTGGGCATTGCTGCTGCCGATGGCGATGCCGGCCTATGTGATCGCCTATACCTATACCGGCCTGCTGGATTATGCCGGACCGGCACAAACTGCCCTTCGAGACGTCCTCGGCATGGAAGGCGGGCTGCGATGGCTACCCGACATCCGGTCGCTGCCGGGTGCCGTCGTCATGCTGGTGCTGGTTCTTTATCCATATGTCTATCTGCTGGCGCGCGCGGCCTTCCTGGAGCAATCGGCCTGCGTGTTGGAAGTGAGCCGCACCTTGGGTTGTTCGCCCTGGCGCGGCTTTTTTCACGTGGCGCTGCCGTTGGCGCGGCCCGCCCTCGTCGCCGGCGTGGCTCTCGCGCTCATGGAGGCACTCAACGATTTCGGGACAGTGCAGTATTTCGGCGTCGATACGCTGGCCACCGGTATCTATCGGGTCTGGCGCGGGATGGGTGATGCCGTTGCGGGATCCCAACTTGCAGCCTTGTTGCTGGTGATCGTCTTCCTGTTGCTGGCCATCGAGCGGGGATCGCGCGGGAGCCGCAGTTTTGCGCATACGACGACACGCTATCGCCCACTGCCCCGCTATCGATTGAAGGGCCTGCGTGCCGCCGGCGCGATCGTCGGCTGCGCCTTGCCCGTCAGTTTCGGCTTTCTCCTGCCGGCATCGGTGCTGATCTATTGGGCGATCACCAATCTGGATGCCTGGGTGGGCGAGAAGTTCCTGGTCCTCATTCGCAACAGCTTCTTCATGGCCGGCTTTGCGGCGGCACTGGCCGTTTGCCTTGCCTCGGTGCTGGCCTATGCCACGCGCCTGCATCCGACGCGGCCCACGCGATGGGCGGTAAGGGTTGCAAGCCTTGGCTATGCCATTCCGGGCCCGGTTCTGGCGATCGGCATCCTATTGCCTTTCGCGGCCATCGATCATGGCATCAACGCCTGGGCCAGGGCCACTTTTGGCGTCACCTTCGGCTTGATCCTCAGCGGCACGTTGGTGGCGGTCACTTTTGCTTATCTGGTGCGATTCCTGACGGTCAGCCTGAACGTGGTCGAAACGAGCCTTGGCAAGGTGACGCGGTCCATGGATTTTGCCGCGCGCTCGCTGGGCCGTTCACCATTCGGCACATTGCGCGATGTGCATTTGCCCATCATGCGCGGCAGCCTGCTCACCGCCGGCATCGTGGTCTTTGTCGACGTGCTGAAGGAGCTGCCCGCCACCTTGGTATTGCGGCCCTTCAATTTCGATACGCTGGCCACCATGACCTATAACCTTGCCAGCGACGAGCGCCTCGCCGAAGCAGCTGGTCCCGCTCTCGCCATCGTCGCGGTTGGCATCCTTCCTGTCTATCTGATGGCACGTGCCAGTGCCAAGGCGCGTCCGGGGCAGACCGCACCGGCGATCGAGACATTCACCTCATGA